One part of the Prunus persica cultivar Lovell chromosome G5, Prunus_persica_NCBIv2, whole genome shotgun sequence genome encodes these proteins:
- the LOC18776233 gene encoding cinnamoyl-CoA reductase 1: MAGEKEKVCVTGAGGFAASWVVNLLLSKDYVVHGTVRQPGDSKYAHLNKLEKASENLKLFKADLLDYDSLRAAVEGCSGVFHVASPVPAAHSVADPEEFLEPAVTGTLNVLKACVEAKVKRVVVVSSIAAVVMNPDWPKGQVKDETCWSVPEYIKTTKKWYYLSKTEAERQALDFGKRNGIEVVTVCPSVILGPILQSNLNSSSLLLVGTVKGGVESLGYNYWTFVDARDFAEALLLAYNKSEAGERYLCTSHAIGAEEVVEKYLRPAYPKYSYSKILTHTEEEKEHLSSEKLQRLGWTFRPVEETLIDSIESYRKAGIVD; this comes from the exons ATGGCGGgtgagaaagaaaaggtaTGCGTGACTGGGGCTGGAGGATTTGCCGCCTCTTGGGTCGTTAACCTTCTTCTCTCAAAGGACTATGTTGTTCATGGAACAGTCAGACAGCCAG GGGACAGCAAGTATGCTCACTTGAACAAGCTTGAGAAAGCATCAGAGAACTTGAAACTGTTCAAGGCAGATCTGTTGGACTACGACTCTCTGCGTGCGGCTGTTGAAGGATGCAGTGGAGTCTTCCATGTTGCCAGTCCTGTACCAGCTGCTCATAGTGTTGCAGATCCTGAG GAGTTTCTTGAACCAGCTGTAACGGGAACGCTTAATGTACTCAAGGCTTGCGTCGAAGCCAAAGTGAAGAGAGTTGTTGTTGTGTCCTCCATAGCCGCTGTTGTTATGAACCCTGACTGGCCTAAGGGTCAAGTCAAGGACGAAACCTGTTGGTCTGTTCCTGAATATATTAAAACGACCAAG AAATGGTACTATCTTTCAAAAACAGAAGCAGAAAGACAGGCTTTGgattttggaaaaagaaatggaattGAGGTTGTAACTGTTTGTCCTTCTGTCATTTTGGGGCCAATTTTGCAATCCAATTTGAATTCCAGTAGCCTTCTGCTTGTTGGGACTGTAAAAG GTGGGGTTGAGTCATTGGGATACAATTACTGGACGTTCGTGGATGCTCGTGATTTTGCTGAAGCACTGCTTCTTGCATACAACAAGTCTGAGGCCGGAGAGAGATATTTATGCACATCGCACGCTATCGGTGCAGAGGAGGTGGTGGAGAAGTATTTGAGGCCTGCATATCCTAAGTACAGCTATTCCAAGAT CCTTACCCAcacagaggaagaaaaagagcaCCTCAGTTCGGAAAAATTGCAGAGGTTGGGTTGGACTTTCCGGCCTGTGGAGGAAACTCTCATTGATTCCATTGAAAGCTACCGGAAGGCTGGAATTGTGGATTAG